In Candidatus Saccharimonadia bacterium, a single genomic region encodes these proteins:
- a CDS encoding GNAT family N-acetyltransferase, which translates to MADVMIGQLGEASEAAAEQLGALMQQLTANAQPLDVDRLRTIVEASALYVAKADGRIIGTVCRIDLRHPVRTKCWIEDLVVDSEFRGQGIARRLMEAAIAGAPEEAVSVNLNSNVARTESHRLYQKLGFAVREETRIWLLKLPR; encoded by the coding sequence ATGGCGGACGTGATGATTGGGCAACTGGGGGAAGCGAGCGAGGCGGCGGCGGAGCAATTGGGGGCTTTGATGCAGCAGCTGACGGCCAATGCCCAGCCGTTGGATGTGGATCGGTTGCGGACGATCGTGGAGGCCTCGGCGCTGTATGTGGCCAAGGCCGATGGACGGATCATTGGGACGGTTTGTCGGATTGATCTGCGCCACCCGGTGCGCACGAAGTGCTGGATCGAAGACTTAGTGGTCGATAGCGAATTTCGCGGCCAGGGGATCGCGCGTAGGCTCATGGAGGCGGCGATCGCCGGCGCGCCGGAGGAGGCGGTGTCGGTGAATTTGAACTCGAATGTGGCGCGCACTGAGTCGCACCGGCTATATCAGAAGCTGGGGTTTGCGGTGCGCGAAGAAACTCGGATTTGGCTGCTCAAACTGCCGCGCTAA
- a CDS encoding HAD family hydrolase, producing MPAHHYQAIIFDFDDTLVRSGRIKWAHHKATAKEFYGLKLTDETLGKHWGMPFNDMIPLLYQHADTLENMRAANFSIEHRFRKTLQPDALVTIKRLHAAGLPLGVLSAMTRDMIEPDIKRFGFDPSHFLFVQGSEDTPVHKPDPGVFDPALHLLQKRGIKPQNILYVGDALSDYYAAIGAGLHFIGVTTGFVSQAEFSSAKAKSVASLTELLNTKLIQFPKSP from the coding sequence ATGCCAGCCCACCACTATCAAGCCATAATCTTCGACTTCGACGACACCCTCGTGCGCTCCGGCCGCATCAAATGGGCCCACCACAAAGCCACGGCCAAGGAATTCTACGGCCTCAAACTCACCGACGAAACGCTCGGCAAACACTGGGGGATGCCGTTCAACGACATGATCCCGCTCCTCTACCAACACGCCGACACATTGGAAAACATGCGCGCCGCCAATTTCTCCATTGAACACCGCTTCCGGAAAACGCTTCAGCCCGATGCCCTCGTCACCATCAAGCGCCTCCACGCCGCCGGCTTGCCGCTTGGTGTCCTCAGCGCCATGACCCGCGACATGATTGAGCCCGACATCAAGCGCTTCGGCTTCGACCCCAGCCACTTCCTCTTCGTCCAGGGCTCCGAAGACACCCCGGTCCACAAACCCGATCCCGGCGTTTTCGATCCAGCTCTCCACTTGCTCCAAAAGCGCGGCATTAAGCCACAAAACATCCTTTACGTTGGCGACGCCCTCAGCGACTACTACGCCGCCATCGGCGCCGGCCTCCACTTCATCGGCGTCACCACCGGATTCGTCAGCCAAGCAGAATTTAGCTCTGCCAAGGCAAAATCCGTCGCCAGTCTGACTGAATTATTGAACACAAAATTGATTCAATTCCCCAAATCGCCTTAG
- a CDS encoding flavodoxin family protein: MAKTDQHDFSELSAVYINATLKRSPEVSNTDGLLEKSRAIMNKHGVKTEVIRAVDHDIATGVWPDMREHGWETDEWPEIAAKVMAADILVLCGPIWLGDNSSVMKRVIERLYAGSSELNEAGQYAYYGRVGGCIITGNEDGVKHCAMNVLYSLQHLGYVIPPQADAGWVGPAGPGPSYLDAGSGGPENDFTNRNTTFMTWNLMHLAKMLREGGGIPAYGNQRSAWDAGSRFDFENPEYR, from the coding sequence ATGGCGAAGACGGATCAGCATGATTTTAGTGAGCTCAGCGCGGTGTACATAAACGCTACGCTCAAGCGCTCGCCAGAGGTGAGTAACACTGATGGCTTGCTCGAAAAGAGCCGGGCCATTATGAACAAGCACGGGGTGAAGACAGAAGTGATTCGGGCGGTTGATCACGATATTGCGACCGGCGTGTGGCCGGATATGCGCGAACATGGCTGGGAGACCGACGAGTGGCCCGAGATCGCGGCGAAGGTGATGGCGGCGGATATTTTGGTGCTGTGTGGGCCGATTTGGCTGGGCGACAATAGTTCGGTGATGAAGCGGGTGATCGAGCGTCTGTACGCGGGCTCGAGCGAACTCAACGAGGCTGGGCAGTACGCGTATTATGGCCGGGTTGGAGGCTGTATTATTACGGGCAATGAGGATGGTGTGAAGCATTGTGCTATGAATGTGTTGTATAGTTTGCAACATTTGGGGTATGTAATTCCCCCTCAAGCGGATGCTGGCTGGGTGGGGCCGGCGGGTCCGGGACCGTCGTATTTGGACGCGGGATCGGGTGGTCCGGAGAACGATTTTACCAATCGCAACACGACGTTTATGACCTGGAACCTGATGCATCTAGCAAAGATGCTGCGGGAGGGCGGGGGAATTCCGGCTTATGGCAACCAACGCAGTGCTTGGGATGCGGGGTCACGGTTTGATTTTGAGAATCCGGAATACCGCTAA
- a CDS encoding HAD family hydrolase: MTRLDALISDADGTLIDTVYMVRHGLYETARRYLTGYGVPVGEIPSYEGYQTQLEEVLGGSARDSLERVVRRLYEAAPHHLEGIDYEALNALLDPIQDELAPRFVKAYPGADALLRKLGEAGMGLGIVTSGTRYQVVRNFGLALAQLGCEQLYLEEGTSDVDKLERLEAAVAQVFGIDRVAIITCEQISVGKPDPQGVHEAARRLSAAPERCAMMGDHGVDMAAGAAAGLPVRVAVTHGLGAAPALRAAGATAVVDDLAAVPGLLGLD, from the coding sequence ATGACAAGGCTTGATGCACTGATTTCGGATGCCGACGGCACGCTGATTGATACGGTTTATATGGTGCGGCACGGGCTGTACGAGACTGCGCGGCGGTATCTGACGGGCTACGGGGTGCCGGTGGGCGAGATACCGAGCTACGAGGGGTATCAGACCCAGCTGGAGGAGGTGCTGGGTGGGAGCGCACGGGATAGCCTGGAGCGGGTGGTGCGTCGGCTGTATGAGGCGGCGCCGCATCATTTGGAGGGAATTGATTATGAGGCGCTGAATGCGTTGCTCGATCCGATTCAAGATGAGCTGGCGCCGCGGTTTGTGAAGGCGTACCCCGGAGCTGATGCGTTGCTGCGGAAGTTGGGTGAGGCTGGCATGGGGCTCGGGATTGTAACGAGTGGCACGCGATATCAGGTAGTGCGCAATTTTGGCTTGGCGTTGGCACAATTGGGTTGCGAGCAATTGTATCTGGAGGAGGGGACGAGTGATGTTGATAAACTTGAGCGGCTTGAGGCCGCTGTGGCGCAGGTATTTGGCATCGACCGGGTGGCGATAATCACCTGCGAGCAAATCAGCGTAGGCAAGCCGGACCCGCAGGGCGTGCACGAGGCGGCGCGGCGGCTGAGCGCAGCGCCGGAGCGGTGCGCGATGATGGGCGACCACGGTGTGGATATGGCGGCTGGAGCGGCGGCTGGGTTGCCGGTGCGGGTGGCGGTGACGCACGGCCTCGGGGCAGCGCCGGCGCTGCGGGCGGCGGGGGCTACGGCGGTGGTGGACGATTTGGCCGCCGTGCCGGGGCTTTTGGGGTTAGACTAG
- a CDS encoding L-threonylcarbamoyladenylate synthase encodes MELIAWQEAAERLARGEVGVIPTDTLYGIVGSALKPATVERIYALRKRELDNPMIVLIGDWTDLDRFHAVLPPQARALLERVWPGPVSVVVPVADAGWQYLHRGKQSIAFRMPAKPELLALLKQAGPVVAPSANLAGETPSVTVAEAQAYFGDEVFYVDEGRLENSASALVDARTDPPRILRPAPGFGLQ; translated from the coding sequence ATGGAGCTCATAGCGTGGCAGGAAGCGGCCGAGCGGCTCGCTCGCGGTGAGGTAGGGGTAATACCGACCGATACCCTCTACGGGATCGTGGGATCGGCCTTGAAGCCGGCGACGGTGGAGCGAATTTATGCTCTGCGGAAGCGAGAACTCGATAATCCGATGATCGTGTTGATAGGTGATTGGACGGACCTCGATAGGTTTCATGCGGTCTTGCCGCCTCAGGCGCGAGCCTTGCTAGAGCGGGTTTGGCCGGGGCCGGTGAGCGTGGTCGTGCCGGTGGCCGATGCGGGGTGGCAGTATTTGCATCGGGGCAAACAGAGCATCGCGTTTCGGATGCCGGCCAAGCCGGAGCTTTTGGCTTTGCTGAAGCAAGCTGGCCCAGTGGTGGCGCCGAGTGCCAATTTGGCGGGAGAGACGCCCTCGGTGACGGTGGCGGAGGCACAGGCTTACTTCGGCGACGAGGTGTTTTATGTGGACGAGGGGAGGCTTGAGAATTCGGCTTCGGCGCTGGTGGATGCGCGGACCGATCCGCCGCGAATTTTGCGCCCGGCGCCCGGCTTTGGGCTACAATAG
- a CDS encoding peptidylprolyl isomerase yields MPRKDEDAVKDESKAMDPVRKKAEPKPEAAKPVKADKPDEPAPKVADVPEAEPAEAIDRPAKARDVRGLAIKVAAVVVGLAAVVVVVFGVLVYGYSSENQAVKSVAALVPYPVERVNGHFVTYHDYLFEVDANKRAYQNNAKLNNQPAVDFKSADGKKLVVQIKQHALDKLTGDSLTAQLASQKKVKVTDKDVNDSLNLLYQRSGGKDTVLKTLNQLYGWSFEDLKGVLRKLLVRQKLEEKVTSDPAADAAAKTKAQNVLKDIKGGADFGELAKKNSQASDASSGGDIGFFTKGQLPDELQKAAEALQPGQVSDPVKDQYGYEILKVVEKKDDGSIHALHILIKTVDFDEYFQGELKKAKTNKYIKV; encoded by the coding sequence TTGCCCAGGAAAGATGAGGATGCTGTGAAGGACGAGTCAAAGGCGATGGACCCAGTGCGCAAGAAGGCGGAGCCAAAGCCGGAGGCCGCGAAGCCGGTGAAGGCCGATAAGCCGGATGAGCCGGCGCCGAAGGTGGCTGACGTGCCGGAGGCCGAGCCTGCTGAGGCGATAGACCGGCCGGCGAAGGCGCGCGACGTGCGCGGCTTGGCCATCAAGGTGGCGGCCGTGGTCGTGGGACTGGCGGCCGTGGTTGTGGTGGTCTTTGGTGTGTTGGTGTACGGCTACTCCAGCGAAAACCAGGCAGTAAAGTCGGTGGCGGCATTGGTGCCGTACCCGGTGGAGCGCGTGAACGGGCATTTTGTGACGTACCATGATTATTTGTTTGAGGTGGATGCCAACAAGCGGGCATACCAAAACAACGCTAAGCTCAACAACCAGCCGGCGGTGGACTTTAAATCGGCGGACGGTAAGAAGCTGGTGGTGCAAATTAAGCAGCATGCGCTCGATAAATTGACGGGTGATTCGCTTACAGCTCAATTGGCCTCGCAGAAAAAGGTGAAAGTGACCGATAAAGACGTCAACGATTCGCTGAATTTGCTCTACCAGCGTAGTGGCGGCAAGGATACGGTGCTCAAGACGCTTAATCAGCTGTACGGCTGGAGCTTCGAGGACCTCAAGGGGGTTTTGCGTAAGCTGCTGGTGCGGCAGAAGCTCGAAGAGAAGGTGACCTCCGATCCGGCGGCGGATGCGGCGGCGAAGACCAAGGCTCAGAACGTGCTCAAGGACATCAAGGGCGGCGCAGACTTTGGCGAATTGGCCAAGAAAAACTCGCAGGCTTCGGATGCGTCGAGTGGTGGCGATATTGGCTTCTTCACCAAGGGACAGTTGCCGGATGAATTGCAGAAAGCAGCCGAGGCTTTGCAGCCGGGCCAGGTTTCGGATCCGGTGAAAGACCAGTACGGATACGAGATTTTGAAGGTCGTGGAGAAGAAGGACGATGGCTCGATTCACGCGCTGCACATCTTGATCAAGACCGTGGATTTCGACGAATACTTCCAGGGCGAGCTCAAGAAGGCCAAGACGAACAAGTACATCAAGGTATAA
- a CDS encoding PH domain-containing protein, producing MSKDAASQVVEKQFPGQHAGETVELVFRQHPLVMRKALILGLVAILLAVLPLDFPQVYTVSWVSGVVLKVMWAVIAAVLAAWFYRWVGWYYTLYIVTDRRILAIRQQGFFNRKVDEWQLEGIQNVNYEIGGLQAVLFSYGDITARTYIGDLVMKTIHKPAEIHAQLVDAVRRAGGGSTQLPN from the coding sequence ATGAGCAAAGACGCGGCGTCTCAGGTGGTCGAAAAGCAGTTTCCGGGGCAGCATGCAGGTGAGACGGTGGAGCTGGTGTTTCGCCAGCATCCGCTGGTGATGCGCAAAGCGTTGATTTTGGGCTTGGTGGCAATACTTTTGGCGGTGCTGCCGTTGGATTTTCCGCAGGTTTATACCGTGAGCTGGGTGTCGGGGGTGGTGCTGAAGGTGATGTGGGCGGTGATTGCGGCGGTGTTGGCGGCCTGGTTTTATCGTTGGGTGGGGTGGTATTACACGCTCTATATTGTGACCGACCGGCGGATTCTGGCCATTCGGCAGCAGGGGTTTTTTAACCGTAAGGTCGACGAGTGGCAGCTGGAGGGAATTCAGAATGTTAATTATGAGATCGGCGGGTTGCAGGCGGTGCTATTTAGCTATGGCGACATTACGGCGCGGACATACATTGGTGATCTGGTGATGAAAACGATTCACAAGCCGGCCGAGATACACGCGCAGCTGGTGGATGCGGTGCGGCGGGCTGGCGGCGGGTCGACACAGCTGCCCAACTAA
- a CDS encoding nucleoside-diphosphate kinase → MEQTLIVVKPDGVQRSLVGRLLQRFEDAGLKIVGMKMVWIDDNFAKKHYFDLAERRGEHVLKNMVDLMTEGPVVAVVLEGVEAVENVRRIVGSTEPKSAAPGTIRGDFAHHSFSYTDEKQQGIRNLIHASGNVAEAKQEVELWFEDGELHGYRTDQDKHHGF, encoded by the coding sequence ATGGAACAGACTTTAATTGTAGTGAAGCCCGATGGGGTGCAGCGTTCGCTCGTGGGACGACTGTTGCAGCGGTTTGAGGATGCGGGGCTCAAAATTGTGGGCATGAAGATGGTGTGGATTGATGATAACTTTGCTAAAAAGCATTACTTTGATCTGGCCGAGCGCCGGGGTGAGCACGTGCTCAAAAACATGGTGGACTTGATGACTGAGGGGCCGGTGGTGGCAGTGGTGCTGGAGGGCGTGGAGGCCGTGGAGAATGTGCGGCGCATTGTGGGCTCTACGGAGCCAAAATCGGCTGCGCCCGGGACGATTCGCGGCGATTTTGCGCATCACAGCTTCTCGTACACGGATGAGAAGCAGCAGGGGATTCGGAATTTGATCCACGCCTCGGGGAATGTGGCTGAGGCCAAGCAAGAGGTGGAGCTGTGGTTTGAGGATGGCGAGTTGCACGGGTACCGGACTGATCAGGATAAGCATCACGGGTTTTAG
- a CDS encoding pitrilysin family protein yields the protein MKVAETTLENGLRIVTASLADAHSVTVNIVVGTGSRFEEFTKNGGVSHFLEHLLFKGSQKYPSAQIIAETVDAVGGYNNAYTTEDVTSYYIKVPARHLDLALDILADMVKTPLLDAEEIDRERGVIIEEMNVFRDDPSRQIGMLVPSLIFPNNPLGGDILGTEEVIKSIPRAAIAGYLGERYRPNNLVVAVAGAVDHEEAVAKIRASLGDMTSGELATFKPVADGLDRDLVVAHAKPTAQAHFMVAARGYAYEDADEPTARLVAAILGRGMSSRLFLNVRERQGLAYSVFAETNSFVDTGLFEAYAGVNLDKIQQALDSVLHELEVIRHEEPAAAELDKAKQQLIAGLEMSLESNSNIADRIGTQLVLLGRVRTIEDSIARIEAVKAADIRRVAAAMLDPQRLRFAIIAPEPDPVAAHFVEYLGKFKEKS from the coding sequence ATGAAAGTTGCAGAGACGACACTCGAGAATGGGCTGAGGATCGTGACGGCTAGCTTGGCCGATGCGCATAGTGTGACGGTGAACATTGTAGTGGGTACGGGTTCGCGTTTTGAGGAGTTTACGAAAAATGGTGGTGTGTCGCACTTTTTGGAACACTTGTTGTTTAAGGGGTCGCAAAAATATCCGTCGGCGCAAATTATCGCCGAGACCGTGGATGCAGTGGGCGGCTACAATAATGCTTACACGACCGAGGATGTGACGTCGTATTACATCAAGGTGCCGGCGCGACACCTTGACCTGGCGCTCGATATTTTGGCAGATATGGTGAAGACGCCACTGCTGGACGCTGAGGAAATTGATCGTGAACGGGGGGTGATCATCGAGGAAATGAATGTGTTTCGGGATGATCCGTCGCGGCAAATCGGTATGCTTGTGCCGAGTTTGATTTTCCCGAATAATCCCTTGGGCGGCGACATTTTGGGTACCGAAGAGGTGATTAAATCGATCCCGCGCGCGGCGATTGCCGGGTATTTGGGCGAGCGCTACCGTCCCAACAACCTGGTGGTGGCGGTGGCTGGAGCGGTGGATCACGAGGAGGCGGTGGCCAAGATCCGCGCGAGCTTGGGTGACATGACGTCGGGCGAGCTGGCTACGTTTAAGCCAGTGGCGGACGGGCTTGATCGCGATCTGGTGGTCGCGCACGCCAAGCCGACGGCGCAGGCGCACTTTATGGTGGCGGCGCGCGGCTACGCCTACGAGGATGCCGATGAACCGACGGCGCGGCTGGTGGCGGCGATACTGGGCCGCGGTATGAGCTCGCGGCTGTTTTTGAACGTGCGCGAGCGGCAGGGGCTGGCGTACAGCGTGTTTGCGGAGACGAATTCATTTGTGGATACGGGGTTGTTTGAGGCTTACGCCGGTGTTAATCTCGATAAGATCCAGCAGGCGCTGGATTCGGTGCTGCATGAGCTGGAGGTGATTCGTCACGAGGAGCCGGCGGCGGCCGAGCTCGATAAGGCCAAGCAACAGTTGATAGCGGGACTCGAAATGAGCCTGGAGAGCAATAGTAATATTGCGGACCGGATCGGTACGCAGCTGGTGCTGCTGGGCAGGGTGAGGACGATCGAGGACAGCATTGCGCGCATTGAGGCGGTGAAGGCGGCGGATATTCGGCGGGTGGCGGCGGCGATGCTCGATCCCCAGCGCTTGCGGTTTGCGATTATTGCGCCGGAGCCAGACCCGGTGGCGGCGCATTTTGTGGAATATTTAGGCAAATTTAAGGAGAAATCATAA
- a CDS encoding DedA family protein, translating into MHLTQIAIDLLSQLGYGGLAAGLVLDSFGVPLPSEVLLVLGGTLSASGRFNVWAVFTIGTLAQLAGGLIGYALGRYGGLPLLERYGKYVLISKRDLARTHAAFEKYGPWMTMLGRCLPVVRGLIAYPAGIAGMRLDRFIIYTTLGSAVWSALFVWIGFTVGGNLTQIEQQMGRLSIFVVVLGVAVVLWHFREPLQRWWARGKTDKGDRQV; encoded by the coding sequence ATGCATTTGACTCAAATCGCAATAGATTTGCTTTCGCAGCTGGGCTATGGCGGCCTGGCGGCGGGCTTGGTGCTCGATAGCTTTGGCGTGCCGTTGCCCTCAGAGGTGCTGTTGGTGCTCGGTGGCACGTTATCGGCTTCGGGCCGGTTTAATGTGTGGGCGGTGTTTACGATTGGCACGCTGGCCCAGCTGGCGGGAGGGCTGATTGGTTATGCGTTGGGCCGGTACGGCGGGTTGCCGTTGCTGGAGCGGTACGGCAAGTATGTGCTGATTTCGAAGCGTGATTTGGCGCGGACACACGCGGCTTTTGAGAAATACGGCCCCTGGATGACGATGCTCGGCCGCTGCTTGCCGGTGGTGCGGGGGCTGATTGCGTATCCGGCGGGTATTGCGGGGATGCGGCTCGATCGGTTTATCATCTATACGACGCTGGGTTCGGCGGTGTGGAGCGCTTTGTTTGTGTGGATAGGGTTTACGGTGGGCGGTAATTTGACGCAGATCGAGCAGCAAATGGGCCGGCTATCGATCTTCGTGGTGGTGCTCGGGGTGGCAGTGGTATTGTGGCATTTTCGGGAGCCATTGCAGCGATGGTGGGCGCGAGGCAAGACAGATAAGGGAGATAGGCAGGTATGA
- a CDS encoding O-antigen ligase family protein → MDTVVMRPVIVKAVVVCLAIAVAPWLSGGQEPLAMLISGFALLLGALLVGRQAETRLLKRGPLVVVFGLLIGLALLSLLWTANRYSTAVWVVQWVMAALAFRLAYSISGDEVGRKWLVNAYVISAGVFALAAIWMYLTSEYGRLTGTFYWANPAAAYLIPAVVWGVDQIRRRERSRGLYGWLAATAVFLAAFLLTDSRAASAVLIVVVLLYLLLVKLNRSFWIKFVFTVVVAVGLSYGLVRVSTLTDQHTAKVAPGSRFSEAVKGESSSGSDRLRFLSSALNMWFEHPVLGVGAGTYGDVHPSYQQRVVSASTSAHNVYVQVLAELGLPGAMLLAGLLLTLLLGSLRGLVRRPELVPVALGTLGLLMHMGLDIDVRYPALLGLVGVFFGLMYAQGKTRWVRPGWKWPLVALVAVAPLVNLYLSDTWANRAKAVQADDDYELAAQDFARAQQGWVFNPDYVSAEGINLYTMASLYPEGRQTGYQAALERARRAEALDRYDGQHHQLEGRVLAAMGDAKGAAAAFRRALALDRFNHPDYALDLAALLMRENQPAEALQVAEAMLAQYPPEVVSNRGSDETVAPTLANLEALRGNVYLGQGDLDRAGAAADRALKLDPQSLRGRALKHQVETLIMR, encoded by the coding sequence ATGGATACTGTGGTGATGAGGCCGGTGATTGTGAAGGCGGTGGTGGTGTGCCTGGCGATTGCGGTGGCGCCGTGGCTGAGTGGGGGGCAGGAGCCGCTGGCAATGCTCATTAGTGGCTTTGCATTGCTGTTGGGGGCGCTCCTTGTGGGTCGTCAGGCGGAAACGCGGCTGCTCAAGCGCGGGCCCTTGGTGGTGGTGTTTGGCCTGCTCATCGGCTTGGCATTATTGTCTTTGCTTTGGACGGCCAATCGGTATTCGACGGCGGTGTGGGTGGTTCAGTGGGTAATGGCGGCGCTGGCTTTTCGCCTCGCTTATAGTATATCGGGCGATGAAGTGGGTAGAAAATGGCTCGTAAATGCCTACGTAATCTCGGCGGGTGTGTTTGCCTTGGCGGCCATTTGGATGTATCTCACGAGTGAGTATGGTCGCCTCACGGGTACGTTTTACTGGGCTAACCCAGCGGCGGCGTATTTGATACCGGCCGTGGTGTGGGGCGTTGATCAGATTCGGCGGCGGGAGCGGAGCCGTGGCTTGTACGGGTGGTTGGCGGCGACCGCAGTGTTTTTGGCAGCCTTTTTGTTGACCGATTCGCGGGCGGCGAGCGCTGTGTTGATAGTTGTTGTTCTGCTGTATTTGCTTTTGGTAAAGCTCAATCGGAGTTTTTGGATAAAATTTGTGTTCACTGTGGTGGTCGCCGTGGGACTGAGCTACGGGTTGGTTCGGGTGAGTACTTTGACGGACCAGCATACGGCTAAAGTGGCCCCGGGATCGCGGTTTAGTGAGGCGGTGAAGGGTGAGTCGAGCAGTGGTAGCGACCGGCTGCGGTTTCTGAGTAGCGCGCTCAATATGTGGTTTGAGCACCCAGTGCTCGGGGTGGGTGCCGGAACCTATGGCGATGTGCATCCGAGCTACCAGCAGCGGGTGGTGAGCGCCAGTACCAGCGCTCACAACGTGTACGTGCAGGTGTTGGCGGAATTGGGGTTGCCCGGGGCGATGCTGCTGGCGGGGTTGTTGCTGACCTTGCTGCTGGGTTCGCTGCGGGGGCTGGTGCGGCGGCCGGAGCTGGTGCCGGTGGCACTGGGTACCTTGGGTTTGTTGATGCATATGGGTTTGGATATCGATGTGCGTTATCCGGCCCTTCTGGGTTTGGTGGGTGTGTTTTTTGGCTTGATGTACGCTCAAGGCAAAACTAGGTGGGTAAGACCTGGCTGGAAATGGCCGCTGGTGGCGCTGGTGGCGGTGGCGCCGTTGGTGAACTTGTACCTGAGCGATACTTGGGCCAACCGGGCCAAGGCGGTGCAGGCGGACGATGATTACGAGCTAGCTGCGCAGGACTTCGCTCGGGCGCAGCAGGGGTGGGTGTTTAATCCCGACTATGTGAGCGCGGAGGGGATTAATCTGTACACGATGGCGAGCTTGTATCCGGAAGGTCGGCAGACGGGGTACCAGGCGGCGCTGGAGCGGGCGCGGCGGGCGGAGGCGCTGGATCGCTACGACGGCCAGCATCATCAGCTGGAGGGCCGGGTGTTGGCGGCCATGGGTGACGCGAAGGGTGCGGCGGCGGCGTTTCGGCGGGCGCTGGCGCTCGATCGCTTTAATCATCCGGATTACGCGCTCGATCTGGCGGCGCTCTTGATGCGCGAGAATCAGCCGGCGGAGGCGCTGCAGGTGGCGGAGGCCATGCTGGCGCAGTATCCGCCCGAGGTGGTGAGCAATCGTGGCTCGGACGAGACGGTGGCGCCGACCTTGGCCAATCTGGAGGCGCTCCGGGGTAATGTGTACCTCGGCCAGGGGGATTTGGACCGCGCTGGGGCAGCGGCCGACCGGGCGCTCAAGCTTGATCCGCAGAGTTTGCGGGGGCGGGCTTTGAAACATCAGGTTGAGACCCTTATAATGCGGTAG
- the xerA gene encoding site-specific tyrosine recombinase/integron integrase — MAELHLSELVNDFLEHLEIEQNRSQKTISNYDHYLQRLVEFADDCDIARLDAEMVRQWRLHLNRTKDITGHELTKTTQNYHLIALRSFLKYLAKRDIKALDSAKIELAKVTRPKVTFLETDEVDRLLAAIDTSNPVGLRDRAVIELLFSGGLRVSELVDLNTDHINLERREFMVRGKGQKDRPIFISPQAADWISRYLESRRDAFKPLFIHYSGSQDGTEAGYTRLTVRSVQRLVKRYAQAAGITKDVTPHTLRHSFATDLLINGADIRSVQGLLGHANIATTQIYTHITDPQLKAVHEKFHSRKPPAE; from the coding sequence ATGGCCGAACTCCACCTCTCCGAACTCGTAAACGACTTTCTCGAGCACCTCGAGATCGAGCAAAACCGCTCGCAAAAAACCATTAGCAATTACGACCATTATCTCCAGCGCCTCGTCGAATTCGCCGACGACTGTGATATCGCTAGGCTCGACGCCGAAATGGTCCGCCAATGGCGCCTCCACCTCAACCGCACCAAGGACATCACCGGCCACGAACTCACGAAAACCACCCAAAATTACCACCTCATAGCGCTCCGCAGCTTCCTCAAATACCTCGCCAAGCGCGACATCAAAGCCCTCGACAGCGCCAAAATCGAGCTCGCCAAGGTCACCCGGCCCAAAGTCACCTTTCTCGAAACCGACGAGGTCGACCGCCTGCTCGCAGCCATCGACACCTCCAATCCCGTGGGCCTGCGCGACCGCGCCGTCATCGAGCTGCTTTTTAGCGGCGGCCTCCGCGTCAGCGAGCTCGTCGACCTCAACACCGACCACATCAACCTCGAACGCCGCGAGTTTATGGTTCGCGGCAAAGGCCAAAAAGACCGCCCCATCTTCATCTCACCCCAAGCCGCCGATTGGATCAGCCGCTACCTCGAGAGCCGGCGCGACGCCTTCAAGCCGCTATTCATCCACTACTCCGGCTCCCAGGACGGCACCGAAGCCGGCTACACCCGCCTCACCGTCCGCAGCGTGCAACGCCTCGTGAAACGCTACGCCCAGGCGGCCGGCATCACCAAAGACGTCACGCCCCACACCCTGCGCCACAGCTTCGCCACCGACCTGCTCATCAACGGCGCCGACATCCGCAGCGTGCAAGGCCTGCTCGGCCACGCCAACATTGCCACCACCCAGATCTACACCCACATCACCGATCCGCAACTCAAAGCCGTCCACGAGAAATTCCACAGCCGCAAACCCCCGGCCGAGTAA